The Acetonema longum DSM 6540 DNA window TGCGGCAACCATTTGACAGAGTCTCTGTCGAAACGGTGCCAATTCCGGCGAATTTTTTTCGCAAGATGGGAGTGAAAATAAATCACTCCATGGCGGGGTGATTTTTTACTAGAATCTATAAAGTATGGAGGTACGTTATGCGTAGATTATTCACCTCAGAATCCGTTACAGAAGGTCATCCTGATAAAATGGCCGATCAGATTTCCGACAGTGTATTGGATGCCATCATCGCGCAGGACCCATATGCCCGTGTGGCCTGCGAAACCTTGGTTACCACCGGTTTGGTGCATGTGGTCGGTGAAATAACCACGAATTGCTACGTAGACATCCCCAAAATTGTCCGGCAGACCATCAAGGATATCGGGTATACCCGCGCAAAATATGGCTTTGACAGTGAAACTTGCGGCGTCATGACTTCGATTGACGAGCAGTCGGCGGATATTGCCCTGGGAGTGGACCAGTCGCGGGAAGCCAAAGCAGGCGATACGGATGCATTTGAAACCATCGGCGCAGGGGACCAGGGGATGATGTTCGGGTATGCCACCAATGAAACTCCCGAACTGATGCCAACTCCCATTGCCTGGGCTCACAAACTTTCCCGCCGGCTGTCGGAAGTCCGTAAAAGCGGGGAGTTGGGCTACTTAAGGCCGGATGGCAAGACTCAGGTTACGGTGGAGTATGAAAATGACAAGCCGGTGCGGGTGGATACGATTGTGATTTCTTCTCAGCACAGTCCGGACGTGGAATTGTCCCAGATTGAACAGGACATTATCCAAAAAGTAATTCTGCCGATTATCCCCCAAGAGTATATTGACAGTAAGACCAAATACTATATCAATCCTACCGGCCGCTTTGTCGTCGGAGGACCTCAAGGAGACTCCGGCCTGACCGGACGCAAGATTATCGTCGACACCTATGGCGGAATGGCCCGTCACGGCGGCGGCGCTTTTTCCGGCAAAGACCCCACGAAAGTAGACCGTTCCGCCGCTTATGCCGCCCGTTATGTAGCCAAAAATATTGTAGCGGCAGGATTGGCGGACAAATGTGAAATCCAGCTGGCTTATGCCATTGGCGTAGCCCGTCCTGTTTCGGTGCTGGTCGAAACTTTTGGTACG harbors:
- the metK gene encoding methionine adenosyltransferase, with translation MRRLFTSESVTEGHPDKMADQISDSVLDAIIAQDPYARVACETLVTTGLVHVVGEITTNCYVDIPKIVRQTIKDIGYTRAKYGFDSETCGVMTSIDEQSADIALGVDQSREAKAGDTDAFETIGAGDQGMMFGYATNETPELMPTPIAWAHKLSRRLSEVRKSGELGYLRPDGKTQVTVEYENDKPVRVDTIVISSQHSPDVELSQIEQDIIQKVILPIIPQEYIDSKTKYYINPTGRFVVGGPQGDSGLTGRKIIVDTYGGMARHGGGAFSGKDPTKVDRSAAYAARYVAKNIVAAGLADKCEIQLAYAIGVARPVSVLVETFGTAKLSEEKISELVQKHFDLRPAAIIQNLDLRRPIYRQTAAYGHFGRTDLDLPWELTDKAAALRREANLS